One genomic window of Solea solea chromosome 12, fSolSol10.1, whole genome shotgun sequence includes the following:
- the LOC131470427 gene encoding Wilms tumor protein homolog isoform X1 yields MGSDIRDLNSLLTPLPPGPSPGCPALPVSTAPQWAPVLDFHTTPSPYSSLAAPHSSLGSHSFIKQEPSWGATSDPHHHEADPHCGLSAFTVHFSGQFTGTGACRYGAAFGAPPAPNQPQPVTAPHHHQPPSRMFSNPPYLTNCMDTAQQVARNQTGYSAVAFDGAGNYGHTPTHHSSQFSNHSFKHEDALTQQNTMSEQQYPVPPPVYGCHTPSDSCTGSQALLLRNPYNSGDNLYQMTSQLECVAWNPVNTLASAIKSHTAGYDSDPNPMVYSCSTQYRIHTHGVIRGIQDVRRVPSIAPAIVRSETSEKRPFMCAYPGCNKRYFKLSHLQMHSRKHTGEKPYQCEVVDCGRRFSRSDQLKRHQRRHTGVKPFECETCQRKFSRSDHLKTHTRTHTGKTSEKPFNCRWPNCQKKFARSDELVRHHNMHQRNITKLQLTI; encoded by the exons ATGGGTTCAGACATACGTGACCTGAACTCCCTGCTGACCCCGCTCCCACCGGGCCCCAGCCCCGGCTGCCCGGCGCTGCCCGTCAGCACGGCCCCACAGTGGGCTCCCGTCCTGGACTTTCACACCACGCCGTCCCCTTACTCCTCCCTGGCCGCCCCCCACAGCTCCCTGGGCTCCCACTCCTTCATCAAGCAGGAGCCCAGCTGGGGAGCCACCAGTGACCCCCACCACCACGAGGCTGACCCCCACTGTGGCCTCAGCGCCTTCACCGTCCACTTCTCGGGACAGTTCACGGGCACTGGGGCCTGCAGGTATGGGGCGGCTTTTGGGGCTCCACCGGCACCCAACCAACCCCAACCTGTGACTGCTCCACATCACCACCAGCCCCCCAGCAGGATGTTCAGCAACCCACCTTACCTGACCAACTGCATGGACACGGCGCAGCAGGTGGCCCGCAACCAGACAG GTTACAGTGCAGTTGCATTTGATGGAGCCGGTAATTACGgtcacactcccacacaccaCAGCTCCCAGTTCTCCAACCACTCCTTCAAACATGAAGACGCTCTAACTCAGCAGAATAccatga GTGAGCAGCAGTATCCTGTACCTCCTCCTGTTTATGGATGTCACACACCTTCAGACAGCTGTACAGGCAGCCAGGCTCTGCTGCTGAGGAACCCATacaacag CGGAGACAATTTATATCAAATGACCTCTCAGTTGGAGTGTGTGGCATGGAATCCTGTCAATACACTGGCCTCCGCCATAAAGAG CCACACAGCAGGCTACGACAGTGACCCCAACCCCATGGTGTACAGCTGCAGCACGCAGTACCGCATCCACACACACGGAGTCATCAGGGGCATTCAG gatgtGAGGCGGGTGCCCAGCATCGCTCCAGCCATCGTGCGGTCAGAAACCAGTGAGAAGCGTCCGTTCATGTGCGCTTACCCCGGCTGCAACAAACGCTACTTCAAGCTGTCTCACCTGCAGATGCACAGTCgcaaacacacag gggAGAAACCGTACCAGTGTGAGGTTGTAGACTGTGGCCGGAGGTTTTCCCGCTCAGACCAGCTCAAACGACACCAGAGGAGACACACAG GAGTTAAACCCTTCGAATGCGAGACGTGTCAGAGAAAGTTCTCTCGGTCTGACCACCTTAAGACACACACCCGGACTCATACAGGTAAAACAA GTGAGAAGCCATTTAACTGTCGGTGGCCAAACTGTCAGAAGAAGTTTGCCCGGAGTGACGAGCTGGTGCGACACCACAACATGCACCAGAGGAACATCACCAAGCTGCAGCTGACCATCTGA
- the LOC131470427 gene encoding Wilms tumor protein homolog isoform X4 codes for MGSDIRDLNSLLTPLPPGPSPGCPALPVSTAPQWAPVLDFHTTPSPYSSLAAPHSSLGSHSFIKQEPSWGATSDPHHHEADPHCGLSAFTVHFSGQFTGTGACRYGAAFGAPPAPNQPQPVTAPHHHQPPSRMFSNPPYLTNCMDTAQQVARNQTGYSAVAFDGAGNYGHTPTHHSSQFSNHSFKHEDALTQQNTMSEQQYPVPPPVYGCHTPSDSCTGSQALLLRNPYNSHTAGYDSDPNPMVYSCSTQYRIHTHGVIRGIQDVRRVPSIAPAIVRSETSEKRPFMCAYPGCNKRYFKLSHLQMHSRKHTGEKPYQCEVVDCGRRFSRSDQLKRHQRRHTGVKPFECETCQRKFSRSDHLKTHTRTHTGEKPFNCRWPNCQKKFARSDELVRHHNMHQRNITKLQLTI; via the exons ATGGGTTCAGACATACGTGACCTGAACTCCCTGCTGACCCCGCTCCCACCGGGCCCCAGCCCCGGCTGCCCGGCGCTGCCCGTCAGCACGGCCCCACAGTGGGCTCCCGTCCTGGACTTTCACACCACGCCGTCCCCTTACTCCTCCCTGGCCGCCCCCCACAGCTCCCTGGGCTCCCACTCCTTCATCAAGCAGGAGCCCAGCTGGGGAGCCACCAGTGACCCCCACCACCACGAGGCTGACCCCCACTGTGGCCTCAGCGCCTTCACCGTCCACTTCTCGGGACAGTTCACGGGCACTGGGGCCTGCAGGTATGGGGCGGCTTTTGGGGCTCCACCGGCACCCAACCAACCCCAACCTGTGACTGCTCCACATCACCACCAGCCCCCCAGCAGGATGTTCAGCAACCCACCTTACCTGACCAACTGCATGGACACGGCGCAGCAGGTGGCCCGCAACCAGACAG GTTACAGTGCAGTTGCATTTGATGGAGCCGGTAATTACGgtcacactcccacacaccaCAGCTCCCAGTTCTCCAACCACTCCTTCAAACATGAAGACGCTCTAACTCAGCAGAATAccatga GTGAGCAGCAGTATCCTGTACCTCCTCCTGTTTATGGATGTCACACACCTTCAGACAGCTGTACAGGCAGCCAGGCTCTGCTGCTGAGGAACCCATacaacag CCACACAGCAGGCTACGACAGTGACCCCAACCCCATGGTGTACAGCTGCAGCACGCAGTACCGCATCCACACACACGGAGTCATCAGGGGCATTCAG gatgtGAGGCGGGTGCCCAGCATCGCTCCAGCCATCGTGCGGTCAGAAACCAGTGAGAAGCGTCCGTTCATGTGCGCTTACCCCGGCTGCAACAAACGCTACTTCAAGCTGTCTCACCTGCAGATGCACAGTCgcaaacacacag gggAGAAACCGTACCAGTGTGAGGTTGTAGACTGTGGCCGGAGGTTTTCCCGCTCAGACCAGCTCAAACGACACCAGAGGAGACACACAG GAGTTAAACCCTTCGAATGCGAGACGTGTCAGAGAAAGTTCTCTCGGTCTGACCACCTTAAGACACACACCCGGACTCATACAG GTGAGAAGCCATTTAACTGTCGGTGGCCAAACTGTCAGAAGAAGTTTGCCCGGAGTGACGAGCTGGTGCGACACCACAACATGCACCAGAGGAACATCACCAAGCTGCAGCTGACCATCTGA
- the LOC131470427 gene encoding Wilms tumor protein homolog isoform X2, whose amino-acid sequence MGSDIRDLNSLLTPLPPGPSPGCPALPVSTAPQWAPVLDFHTTPSPYSSLAAPHSSLGSHSFIKQEPSWGATSDPHHHEADPHCGLSAFTVHFSGQFTGTGACRYGAAFGAPPAPNQPQPVTAPHHHQPPSRMFSNPPYLTNCMDTAQQVARNQTGYSAVAFDGAGNYGHTPTHHSSQFSNHSFKHEDALTQQNTMSEQQYPVPPPVYGCHTPSDSCTGSQALLLRNPYNSGDNLYQMTSQLECVAWNPVNTLASAIKSHTAGYDSDPNPMVYSCSTQYRIHTHGVIRGIQDVRRVPSIAPAIVRSETSEKRPFMCAYPGCNKRYFKLSHLQMHSRKHTGEKPYQCEVVDCGRRFSRSDQLKRHQRRHTGVKPFECETCQRKFSRSDHLKTHTRTHTGEKPFNCRWPNCQKKFARSDELVRHHNMHQRNITKLQLTI is encoded by the exons ATGGGTTCAGACATACGTGACCTGAACTCCCTGCTGACCCCGCTCCCACCGGGCCCCAGCCCCGGCTGCCCGGCGCTGCCCGTCAGCACGGCCCCACAGTGGGCTCCCGTCCTGGACTTTCACACCACGCCGTCCCCTTACTCCTCCCTGGCCGCCCCCCACAGCTCCCTGGGCTCCCACTCCTTCATCAAGCAGGAGCCCAGCTGGGGAGCCACCAGTGACCCCCACCACCACGAGGCTGACCCCCACTGTGGCCTCAGCGCCTTCACCGTCCACTTCTCGGGACAGTTCACGGGCACTGGGGCCTGCAGGTATGGGGCGGCTTTTGGGGCTCCACCGGCACCCAACCAACCCCAACCTGTGACTGCTCCACATCACCACCAGCCCCCCAGCAGGATGTTCAGCAACCCACCTTACCTGACCAACTGCATGGACACGGCGCAGCAGGTGGCCCGCAACCAGACAG GTTACAGTGCAGTTGCATTTGATGGAGCCGGTAATTACGgtcacactcccacacaccaCAGCTCCCAGTTCTCCAACCACTCCTTCAAACATGAAGACGCTCTAACTCAGCAGAATAccatga GTGAGCAGCAGTATCCTGTACCTCCTCCTGTTTATGGATGTCACACACCTTCAGACAGCTGTACAGGCAGCCAGGCTCTGCTGCTGAGGAACCCATacaacag CGGAGACAATTTATATCAAATGACCTCTCAGTTGGAGTGTGTGGCATGGAATCCTGTCAATACACTGGCCTCCGCCATAAAGAG CCACACAGCAGGCTACGACAGTGACCCCAACCCCATGGTGTACAGCTGCAGCACGCAGTACCGCATCCACACACACGGAGTCATCAGGGGCATTCAG gatgtGAGGCGGGTGCCCAGCATCGCTCCAGCCATCGTGCGGTCAGAAACCAGTGAGAAGCGTCCGTTCATGTGCGCTTACCCCGGCTGCAACAAACGCTACTTCAAGCTGTCTCACCTGCAGATGCACAGTCgcaaacacacag gggAGAAACCGTACCAGTGTGAGGTTGTAGACTGTGGCCGGAGGTTTTCCCGCTCAGACCAGCTCAAACGACACCAGAGGAGACACACAG GAGTTAAACCCTTCGAATGCGAGACGTGTCAGAGAAAGTTCTCTCGGTCTGACCACCTTAAGACACACACCCGGACTCATACAG GTGAGAAGCCATTTAACTGTCGGTGGCCAAACTGTCAGAAGAAGTTTGCCCGGAGTGACGAGCTGGTGCGACACCACAACATGCACCAGAGGAACATCACCAAGCTGCAGCTGACCATCTGA
- the LOC131470427 gene encoding Wilms tumor protein homolog isoform X3, which yields MGSDIRDLNSLLTPLPPGPSPGCPALPVSTAPQWAPVLDFHTTPSPYSSLAAPHSSLGSHSFIKQEPSWGATSDPHHHEADPHCGLSAFTVHFSGQFTGTGACRYGAAFGAPPAPNQPQPVTAPHHHQPPSRMFSNPPYLTNCMDTAQQVARNQTGYSAVAFDGAGNYGHTPTHHSSQFSNHSFKHEDALTQQNTMSEQQYPVPPPVYGCHTPSDSCTGSQALLLRNPYNSHTAGYDSDPNPMVYSCSTQYRIHTHGVIRGIQDVRRVPSIAPAIVRSETSEKRPFMCAYPGCNKRYFKLSHLQMHSRKHTGEKPYQCEVVDCGRRFSRSDQLKRHQRRHTGVKPFECETCQRKFSRSDHLKTHTRTHTGKTSEKPFNCRWPNCQKKFARSDELVRHHNMHQRNITKLQLTI from the exons ATGGGTTCAGACATACGTGACCTGAACTCCCTGCTGACCCCGCTCCCACCGGGCCCCAGCCCCGGCTGCCCGGCGCTGCCCGTCAGCACGGCCCCACAGTGGGCTCCCGTCCTGGACTTTCACACCACGCCGTCCCCTTACTCCTCCCTGGCCGCCCCCCACAGCTCCCTGGGCTCCCACTCCTTCATCAAGCAGGAGCCCAGCTGGGGAGCCACCAGTGACCCCCACCACCACGAGGCTGACCCCCACTGTGGCCTCAGCGCCTTCACCGTCCACTTCTCGGGACAGTTCACGGGCACTGGGGCCTGCAGGTATGGGGCGGCTTTTGGGGCTCCACCGGCACCCAACCAACCCCAACCTGTGACTGCTCCACATCACCACCAGCCCCCCAGCAGGATGTTCAGCAACCCACCTTACCTGACCAACTGCATGGACACGGCGCAGCAGGTGGCCCGCAACCAGACAG GTTACAGTGCAGTTGCATTTGATGGAGCCGGTAATTACGgtcacactcccacacaccaCAGCTCCCAGTTCTCCAACCACTCCTTCAAACATGAAGACGCTCTAACTCAGCAGAATAccatga GTGAGCAGCAGTATCCTGTACCTCCTCCTGTTTATGGATGTCACACACCTTCAGACAGCTGTACAGGCAGCCAGGCTCTGCTGCTGAGGAACCCATacaacag CCACACAGCAGGCTACGACAGTGACCCCAACCCCATGGTGTACAGCTGCAGCACGCAGTACCGCATCCACACACACGGAGTCATCAGGGGCATTCAG gatgtGAGGCGGGTGCCCAGCATCGCTCCAGCCATCGTGCGGTCAGAAACCAGTGAGAAGCGTCCGTTCATGTGCGCTTACCCCGGCTGCAACAAACGCTACTTCAAGCTGTCTCACCTGCAGATGCACAGTCgcaaacacacag gggAGAAACCGTACCAGTGTGAGGTTGTAGACTGTGGCCGGAGGTTTTCCCGCTCAGACCAGCTCAAACGACACCAGAGGAGACACACAG GAGTTAAACCCTTCGAATGCGAGACGTGTCAGAGAAAGTTCTCTCGGTCTGACCACCTTAAGACACACACCCGGACTCATACAGGTAAAACAA GTGAGAAGCCATTTAACTGTCGGTGGCCAAACTGTCAGAAGAAGTTTGCCCGGAGTGACGAGCTGGTGCGACACCACAACATGCACCAGAGGAACATCACCAAGCTGCAGCTGACCATCTGA